The following proteins are encoded in a genomic region of Desulfosoma sp.:
- the cas2 gene encoding CRISPR-associated endonuclease Cas2, producing MSMFYVVCFDVSDDRTRYRVVKVLKGYGYRVQKSVFECPALTEKKLLTLMDRLSRLIDHTTDTVRFYRQCERCLGSFEHVGTGMAPERVSHGII from the coding sequence ATGTCCATGTTCTACGTGGTGTGTTTTGACGTTTCGGATGATCGCACAAGGTATCGGGTTGTTAAGGTGTTAAAGGGCTATGGGTACCGGGTGCAGAAATCCGTCTTTGAGTGCCCGGCGCTTACGGAAAAAAAGCTGCTGACGCTCATGGATCGTTTGAGTCGTCTCATCGACCACACGACAGACACGGTGAGGTTTTATCGACAGTGCGAACGGTGTCTTGGATCTTTTGAGCATGTGGGAACAGGCATGGCACCGGAGAGGGTAAGTCACGGCATTATCTAA
- the cas1 gene encoding CRISPR-associated endonuclease Cas1, translated as MERYYVLEPGTYLRKQGEELIIWRKDEAIGRIPLEGLEQLVLVGASLSGAVVHELVRRRVETVLLSPWGHFRGRLVVDEHKHVARRKAQYLRFADEKEAVRIARLLVEAKLRNAARFLSRRAGEYGSERLRDTAAQIQGLARMAAMEEDMDMVRGLEGRGANLYFGVFGELIRVPGFSFSGRTKRPPLDPINALLSFTYTLLTNEVLTAVKIVGLDPYLGTLHTEEYGRPSLACDLVEEWRVHLGDRLVLALTNRRVIGPDDFVQKEVSSTDGVDEEDLRDHRPVEMKPRMARAFVDAYERWMNTPIRCPFEGTMTTYRGVVRDQARRFLRFLMGETLVYEPFPWTRF; from the coding sequence ATGGAACGCTACTACGTGTTGGAACCCGGCACTTACCTGCGCAAACAGGGTGAAGAGCTGATCATCTGGCGCAAAGATGAAGCCATAGGGCGCATTCCCTTGGAAGGGTTGGAGCAGCTGGTATTGGTTGGCGCCTCTTTAAGTGGTGCTGTGGTTCATGAACTGGTACGGCGTCGTGTGGAAACGGTTCTTTTAAGCCCGTGGGGGCATTTTCGAGGCCGTCTTGTGGTGGATGAACACAAGCATGTGGCTCGTCGCAAGGCGCAGTATTTGAGATTCGCTGATGAGAAGGAGGCGGTGCGGATTGCGAGATTGCTGGTGGAGGCTAAGCTGAGAAATGCGGCGCGTTTTCTATCGCGACGGGCGGGAGAATACGGTTCCGAAAGGCTCAGGGATACGGCCGCGCAGATTCAAGGTTTGGCCCGCATGGCGGCCATGGAGGAGGATATGGACATGGTGCGGGGGCTGGAAGGCCGTGGCGCCAATTTGTATTTCGGGGTTTTTGGGGAGCTGATCCGTGTGCCGGGCTTTTCCTTTTCGGGGCGGACCAAAAGACCTCCGCTCGACCCCATCAACGCCTTACTCTCTTTTACGTACACTCTGCTCACCAACGAGGTGCTCACGGCTGTGAAGATAGTCGGACTGGATCCATATTTAGGGACGCTGCACACGGAAGAATATGGGCGACCGTCCTTGGCATGTGATCTTGTGGAAGAATGGCGCGTGCATTTGGGGGATCGTTTGGTTTTGGCCCTGACTAACCGTCGCGTCATTGGGCCTGATGATTTTGTGCAAAAAGAGGTGTCTTCGACCGATGGTGTTGATGAAGAGGATCTTCGTGATCATCGGCCTGTAGAGATGAAGCCTCGTATGGCGCGTGCTTTTGTCGACGCTTATGAACGATGGATGAACACGCCGATACGGTGTCCTTTTGAGGGGACCATGACCACGTATCGGGGTGTGGTGCGGGATCAAGCACGTCGTTTCCTGCGTTTTCTTATGGGGGAAACGCTGGTCTATGAACCTTTTCCGTGGACCCGATTTTAA